One Natrinema longum genomic window carries:
- a CDS encoding ABC transporter permease subunit, which translates to MSTLDVARKDFLDVRRSKIVWFVAGLYAFFMILMIYFGQTNVSNPDIKTPLRNLTGIGAMFIPLIALVSAYLAIAGERESGGIKYLLSIPNSRRDVVFGKYLTRAAVVTISILAAFLLSAGLAVRWYSSLEIGTFVGVAVLTVLYALTYVAVAIGISAATASRSRAMGGAIGFFFVTNVLNLFGPLRLAINYVLNDLAGLDIAGNQIMFVQSVLSPTASYVNATNLVFPDSFRAVQSDVPWFLEGEMMVAILLGWIVVPMVLGLWRFERADLS; encoded by the coding sequence ATGAGCACGCTCGACGTCGCGCGGAAGGACTTCCTCGACGTCCGGCGATCCAAGATCGTCTGGTTCGTCGCCGGGCTCTATGCCTTCTTCATGATACTGATGATCTACTTCGGGCAAACCAACGTGTCGAACCCCGACATCAAGACCCCGCTGCGGAACCTCACCGGCATCGGTGCGATGTTCATTCCGCTGATCGCCCTCGTCTCGGCGTATCTGGCGATCGCCGGCGAACGCGAGTCCGGCGGCATCAAGTACCTCCTGTCGATTCCGAACAGCCGCCGGGACGTCGTTTTCGGCAAGTATCTGACCCGGGCGGCGGTCGTCACGATCTCGATCCTCGCCGCGTTCCTCCTCAGCGCCGGGCTCGCAGTCCGCTGGTACTCATCACTCGAGATCGGGACCTTCGTCGGGGTCGCGGTACTGACCGTCCTCTACGCGCTGACGTACGTCGCCGTCGCGATCGGTATCTCGGCCGCGACGGCGTCCCGGTCGCGCGCAATGGGGGGTGCGATCGGCTTCTTCTTCGTGACGAACGTCTTGAACCTGTTTGGCCCACTTCGCCTCGCGATCAACTACGTGCTCAACGACCTCGCGGGCCTCGATATCGCCGGCAACCAGATCATGTTCGTTCAGTCGGTGCTCAGTCCGACAGCCTCGTACGTCAACGCCACCAATTTGGTCTTTCCCGACAGTTTCCGTGCCGTTCAATCGGACGTGCCGTGGTTCCTCGAGGGAGAGATGATGGTCGCCATCCTGCTTGGCTGGATCGTCGTCCCGATGGTACTCGGTCTCTGGCGGTTCGAGCGGGCCGACCTGAGCTGA
- a CDS encoding ABC transporter ATP-binding protein, producing the protein MAAIQTTGLTKRYGESVLAVDDLDLTVENGEVFGFLGPNGAGKSTTINMLLDFVRPTHGTASVLELDVQADTDEIRHRIGVLPEGASVYDRLTAREHLQWVIDTKGADDDPDALLERVGLAGDGDRAAGGYSKGMTQRLGFGMALVGDPDLLILDEPSSGLDPTGMQEMREIITEEADRGTSVFFSSHILGEVEAICDRIGIMNEGRLVATGTPDDLQGELDLGAPITLEVEAVPDGLELERLEGVRSVSVDGTTITATCADPAVKVDVVERVASATAVRDIVSEDVSLEQLFNTYTNGEREETVPAPEVTA; encoded by the coding sequence ATGGCCGCCATTCAGACGACCGGACTCACCAAGCGCTACGGCGAGTCCGTCCTCGCTGTCGACGACCTCGATCTCACCGTCGAGAACGGCGAAGTGTTCGGCTTTCTGGGCCCGAACGGGGCCGGGAAGTCGACGACGATCAACATGCTTCTCGATTTCGTCCGGCCGACCCACGGGACTGCATCGGTGCTCGAACTCGACGTACAGGCCGATACCGACGAGATTCGCCACCGTATCGGCGTCCTCCCCGAAGGAGCGAGCGTCTACGATCGACTCACCGCACGCGAACACCTCCAGTGGGTCATCGACACGAAAGGTGCCGACGACGACCCCGACGCCCTCCTCGAGCGGGTCGGCCTCGCCGGCGACGGTGATCGCGCTGCCGGGGGATACTCGAAGGGGATGACCCAGCGGCTTGGCTTTGGCATGGCGCTGGTCGGCGATCCCGACCTGCTGATCCTCGACGAACCCTCTTCGGGGCTGGATCCGACAGGAATGCAGGAGATGCGCGAGATCATCACCGAGGAGGCCGATCGCGGAACGTCCGTCTTCTTCTCGAGTCACATCCTCGGGGAGGTCGAAGCGATCTGTGACCGCATCGGCATCATGAACGAGGGGCGACTGGTCGCGACCGGCACGCCCGACGACCTCCAGGGCGAACTGGATCTCGGCGCACCGATCACGCTCGAGGTCGAGGCCGTTCCCGACGGCCTCGAGCTGGAGCGACTCGAGGGGGTTCGATCGGTCAGCGTCGATGGAACGACGATCACCGCGACCTGTGCCGATCCCGCGGTCAAGGTCGACGTCGTCGAACGCGTCGCATCGGCGACTGCCGTCCGCGACATCGTCTCCGAGGACGTCTCGCTCGAGCAACTGTTCAACACGTACACGAACGGCGAGCGCGAGGAGACGGTCCCGGCCCCGGAGGTGACGGCATGA